A section of the Spirochaetota bacterium genome encodes:
- a CDS encoding anaerobic ribonucleoside-triphosphate reductase activating protein, with amino-acid sequence MNIKGILKTSLIDYPGKICSVLFTGGCNLRCCYCHNPELAKDSKSLQIYKEEDVLCFLKKRRGLIDGVVLTGGEPTLQNKIDTFIESVKKIPLSIKVDTNGLRPEVIERLLSKNLIDYIAIDVKTSPEKYELVTSKRVDFSKIKATIQIVKESGLDFELRTTCVPDLVTIDDFKIIKREIGSVNKYYLQQFTNRKTLDSSLQEYKPYPSSIIYEFKRIVHSFAQICEIRGI; translated from the coding sequence ATGAATATAAAGGGAATTCTCAAAACATCTCTGATTGATTACCCCGGAAAGATATGTTCTGTTTTATTTACAGGGGGATGCAATCTGAGGTGCTGCTATTGTCACAACCCTGAACTTGCGAAGGATAGCAAAAGTCTTCAGATTTATAAAGAGGAAGATGTTTTATGCTTTCTTAAAAAAAGACGCGGTTTGATAGATGGAGTCGTGCTAACAGGAGGCGAGCCAACTCTGCAAAATAAGATTGATACATTTATCGAATCTGTAAAGAAGATACCCCTATCCATAAAGGTTGATACCAATGGTCTTAGACCTGAGGTTATTGAAAGACTTCTGAGCAAAAACCTCATAGATTATATTGCCATTGATGTAAAAACGTCACCAGAAAAATATGAGCTTGTAACCAGCAAGCGAGTTGATTTTTCTAAAATAAAAGCTACTATTCAGATCGTTAAAGAATCAGGTTTAGACTTTGAACTAAGAACAACCTGTGTCCCGGACCTAGTGACAATAGATGATTTCAAGATCATTAAGAGGGAGATTGGCTCGGTTAATAAGTATTATCTTCAACAATTTACAAACAGAAAAACGCTTGATTCTTCTTTACAAGAATACAAACCCTATCCCTCTTCGATTATATATGAATTCAAGAGAATCGTTCATTCCTTTGCGCAAATTTGTGAGATTAGGGGAATATAG